GCGATTGCCGTCGAACCCGGTGATCAAGAAGTCGATCCGGCCGTCGCGATCGGAATCGGCCCAAGCCACCGAAGGAACGCCCACTTGCGAGATATGGCTCGCGGGGTCCAAAGTAAAATTCCCACCTGTGTTCCGCCAAAGCTCGGTAGCCGCCTGATTCTCTCCTCCGCTGACAATGAAATCGAGCCAGCCGTCGTTGTCGTAATCCGCCCACTCGACCGTCCCACCGAAGTTCCCGCCAAAGCCGGGGATCGAGAGCCGTTCAAAACCACTGCCGGTATTTCTCCACACTTGCGTGATCTTGCCGGCGGCCGATTCGCCGGTGATGATGAAATCCGGTCGCCCGTCATTGTCGAAATCGCCCCAGGCCAGGTTCCCTCCGTAGGCGCGTGGAAGTCCGGGAATTTGCACTTGTGCAAAGCCGGTCCCCGTGTTGCGCCAGAGCTGTGTGACCGCCGCGTTGGCGGCACTCGGTCCGCTGGCCGCGAACATGCCGTTGGTCGTGCCCATGATAAGAAAATCCAACCAGCCGTCCCGGTCGTAGTCTGCCCAGGCGACGGAACTGCTTTCGAGCCCCACCCAACCCGGTGTGGAGACGCGCACGAAGCCGGTGCCGGTGTTGCGCCAAAGTTGCGTCAACCGGGGTCCATTGGCGAATGTTCGAGTCCCCGTGAGCAGAAAATCAAGTCGGCCATCATTGTCAAAATCCCCCCAAGCAACATCGCCCAGCCAGACTCCCAAAAGGCCTGAAACGGTAGTTTGAGCAAATCCGCTGCCGGTGTTGCGCCAGAGTTGAGCGACAGGCACACCATTGGCGTTCATGCCCGCTAGAAGAAAATCCAGGCGTCCATCGTTATTGTAATCTCCCCAGGCAACCGCGCCTTCACCCACTCCAGGCAGCCCAGCTACCGGAACCCGAACAAACCCACTTCCGGTATTCCGCCAGAGTTGAGTGAAAGATGAGCCCGTGACCAGAAAGTCGAGCTGATTGTCATTGTCGTAGTCAGCCCATGCCAGCGAGCCGGACGCCATGGATGCCATTCCTGGCAGATCGGGGATGGCAGCTTTCGTAAAGCTGGCGGCTAACAAGGGGTCAGCATTCAGGCACAGTGCCAGCGCTATCCCGGCGGCACCTACCATCCGTTCGCTCATCCCGTGACGCCGCGGGGAACTGCCTTCAAAGCACTGAACATCGGAGGCCGAGCGCGTGGCTAAATGGGGTTTCCTCCCGCCAGCTCTTAAACAGTCAGCATGCATGGTAAAATTAAGTGCAGTTTATAACAAAACGGCAGTATTGCGGCAAGAGCTGGATGGGTCGGTTGATTAGAATTCGCGGTCGATGCCTAATTTCCCTCCCGCAGTCCGCCAGCGGGGCGCGAAGGTCCGCTCCTGGTCGGATAGAACCCCGTATTCCGACCGCATCCACACCCGTCACGGTCCAACCCTGACACGGAAGAATTTCTGCCGTTGGGTCAACGTATTGGGAAGCTGGTAGCGAATCACCGAGCCGGTGCCCGGTTTTTGGGTGCCTGGCAGGTTTTCCCACGCAGGCGTTCCCAGGTCCTCGACCGATTCGAGGCTGTAGATCCTCCCCGGCTCGGAAACGAAGCTCAACTCTAATCCCGTGTCCGGCTGCAGCGATGCATCAACCCGCAACCCCTCCTCAGAGGGTTGCCGGAAGGCAAGTCTGAGGTTGTCGGCGTAGCCATCGTTATAGTTCCCCTGATAGCGCCTCAGTTCCAGGGTCAGCTCGACCTGGCGTGCCGAGGCCGGCATCGTGAAGGCTGTGGAATCGTAGAGCAGTCGAGTGCGATTTTGCCGTTGAACACCGGTGAAGCCTCCGACGCGGAAGGAGCCCAGCGCCGCGCCAGCCGGGTCCAAAAACGTGGCGGTGAGTGTGGCGGTGTCATCTTGAAATCCGTAGCCGCCAAACCACCCGGACAGTTCCATCTCCGGCCCGTCGCCGCTTGACGCAGGAGCACCGGACAAATCGATGCGGATGGTCGCTGTCGAGACCTCAGCCTGGTCACCGCCGGCGAAAAAATTCACGCCTGGATCGCCGGGGCCGGAACCATCCAGGACAGGGAAGCCTCCTTCCGTGTCCCAACGCACCACCTGAAGATTGCCTGTGAGCGTCCAGCCCGGCAAGGTGGCGACCGAA
The DNA window shown above is from Verrucomicrobiales bacterium and carries:
- a CDS encoding VCBS repeat-containing protein, which encodes MHADCLRAGGRKPHLATRSASDVQCFEGSSPRRHGMSERMVGAAGIALALCLNADPLLAASFTKAAIPDLPGMASMASGSLAWADYDNDNQLDFLVTGSSFTQLWRNTGSGFVRVPVAGLPGVGEGAVAWGDYNNDGRLDFLLAGMNANGVPVAQLWRNTGSGFAQTTVSGLLGVWLGDVAWGDFDNDGRLDFLLTGTRTFANGPRLTQLWRNTGTGFVRVSTPGWVGLESSSVAWADYDRDGWLDFLIMGTTNGMFAASGPSAANAAVTQLWRNTGTGFAQVQIPGLPRAYGGNLAWGDFDNDGRPDFIITGESAAGKITQVWRNTGSGFERLSIPGFGGNFGGTVEWADYDNDGWLDFIVSGGENQAATELWRNTGGNFTLDPASHISQVGVPSVAWADSDRDGRIDFLITGFDGNREPQDQYFAELWRNLEPIVNGPPSAPSGLRASTSSGVTTIQWLPAMDDHTPAGGLSYNLRVGTLPGASDVLVSHADGVTGFRRVAAPGNAGSRNHLQLQLPPGKYYATVQAVDSAFTGGAFSTELAFATLPELSIRRQGDQLVVAWTAPDSGYVLESSEVLSVPNWQPEPMGTISPVLISAAQTSRFFRLRKP